Proteins found in one Hoplias malabaricus isolate fHopMal1 chromosome 17, fHopMal1.hap1, whole genome shotgun sequence genomic segment:
- the LOC136673671 gene encoding uncharacterized protein C8orf48-like — MTDQQVNEAAALRAYCRKRIKHIKQRNDVPDCKIKHQERKCTSIIPAEPISDQSVPVRFVGTLKMKTFREEMRKGAQQDFHDPSRCKVCLAKQAEIAMNFFIRNKCSQLQTQLLEEKIESHLYSRDTVCLLGELLQDMPKPSDDPCEIWRRLLKK; from the exons ATGACAG ATCAGCAAGTGAATGAGGCTGCTGCTTTGCGGGCGTACTGTAGGAAGCGAATTAAACACATTAAGCAGCGGAATGATGTTCCTGACTGTAAAATAAAGCACCAGGAGAGGAAATGTACATCCATCATACCAGCAGAGCCCATTAGTGATCAGAGTGTGCCTGTGCGGTTTGTAGGCACATTAAAGATGAAGACTTTTAGAGAGGAGATGAGGAAG GGTGCCCAGCAGGATTTCCACGATCCCTCTCGCTGCAAGGTTTGTCTGGCCAAACAGGCTGAGATAGCCATGAACTTCTTTATCAGGAACAAATGCAGTCAACTTCAGACTCAACTACTGGAGGAGAAAATAGAGTCACATCTCTACAGTAGG GACACCGTTTGCTTGCTTGGAGAGTTACTACAGGACATGCCTAAACCTTCAGATGACCCTTGTGAAATCTGGCGCAGACtacttaaaaaatga
- the asb12b gene encoding ankyrin repeat and SOCS box protein 12b — MILHPSADMSLMDITKIFSLFQPKEDEEDGSQQLNQAIAEDDDKLLSELLAQEQYRKCINSRSGWGIPGTPLRMAAAQGHMRCLEVLLANGAEVDSLDVKAQTPLFTAVSAKHLDCVIALLKAGADPNGSQYNNSSPVLTAAREGDVDILRELLRHGAEVDVRSKVPDWASNATTCRGPLYMSAVYGHLDCFKLLLFHGANPDFNCTEEKLLARIKQPKTVLEMCLRYGCGVEYIQLLIDFGANVYLPSLSTDKSTQQSEAVMILLKEKVCPKTLMSQTRLAIWKYLISANNVYAIDSLDIPQMLKNYLKYMT, encoded by the exons ATGATTCTCCACCCTTCCGCTGACATGAGTTTGATGGACATTACTAAGATTTTCTCCCTCTTCCAACCCAAAGAGGACGAGGAGGATGGCTCCCAGCAGCTGAACCAGGCCATCGCTGAAGATGATGACAAGCTCCTGTCTGAGCTTCTGGCTCAGGAGCAGTACCGGAAGTGCATTAACAGCCGGAGTGGTTGGGGCATCCCTGGCACGCCATTGCGCATGGCGGCCGCTCAGGGTCACATGCGTTGTCTGGAGGTGCTCCTGGCAAATGGGGCTGAGGTGGACAGTCTGGACGTCAAGGCCCAGACACCCCTTTTTACAGCTGTTAGTGCCAAACACCTGGATTGTGTGATTGCTCTACTTAAAGCTGGTGCAGATCCCAATGGCAGCCAGTATAACAACAGTTCCCCAGTGCTGACCGCGGCCAGGGAGGGCGATGTGGATATTCTGAGGGAGCTGCTGAGACACGGCGCTGAGGTGGACGTCAGGTCCAAGGTGCCAGATTGGGCGTCTAATGCTACAACCTGCCGGGGACCCCTCTACATGTCAGCTGTTTATGGTCATCTGGACTGCTTCAAGCTACTGCTCTTCCATGGGGCCAATCCAGACTTCAACTGCACAGAAGAGAAGTTGCTGGCCAGGATCAAGCAGCCAAAAACTGTCCTAGAGATGTGCCTCAGATACGGTTGTGGAGTCGAGTACATTCAGCTGCTCATAGACTTCGGCGCCAATGTCTACCTTCCCTCACTATCCACAGATAAAAGCACCCAGCAGAGTGAGGCTGTGATGATACTGCTCAAGGAAAAAG TGTGCCCCAAAACCCTGATGTCTCAGACACGCCTTGCGATATGGAAGTATCTCATCTCAGCCAACAATGTATATGCCATTGACAGCTTGGATATTCCCCAAATGCTGAAGAACTATTTAAAATACATGACATGA